One part of the Pueribacillus theae genome encodes these proteins:
- a CDS encoding MaoC family dehydratase gives MYYEEINVGDSFPTLQKDEITRVQLVKYAGASGDFNPLHTVEEVGEQAGTGIIAHGMLIMGMAAQGVTTWIPRKNVKKFQVRFKKMTKPGESIEITGKVLEKKENNIIVGEVLAMNSEGEVKLAGIFEGVLPSKND, from the coding sequence ATGTATTATGAAGAGATCAATGTAGGTGACAGTTTTCCAACGCTGCAAAAAGATGAGATTACGAGAGTTCAGCTTGTGAAATATGCAGGAGCTTCAGGGGACTTTAATCCTCTTCATACAGTAGAGGAAGTGGGTGAACAAGCTGGTACAGGAATCATTGCGCACGGCATGCTTATTATGGGAATGGCAGCCCAAGGCGTGACAACATGGATTCCACGGAAAAACGTTAAAAAATTCCAAGTGCGCTTTAAGAAAATGACCAAGCCTGGGGAATCAATCGAAATAACTGGGAAAGTGCTGGAGAAAAAAGAAAACAACATAATTGTTGGTGAAGTTTTGGCAATGAACAGTGAAGGGGAAGTCAAATTGGCAGGGATATTTGAAGGGGTGCTCCCTTCAAAAAATGATTAA
- a CDS encoding OB-fold domain-containing protein has product MRGILSYGAYIPYNRLQRKKIKEFFGTSTFAGEKAVANFDEDTVSMSVEAAFDCLDGLDEKKVDSVYFATTSGPYVEKSSISTITKALDLQENVRGIEAAHSLRAGSSSLLSALNQNGTTLVVASDSQIGGPSGSNEQLFGDGAVSFLVGDGEDIIAKLIDSVSMQEEIVGEWRNEGDSFVHNWEERFVSTVFLSSINKLVAELLQKNNIEIANLSKAAISVPGTRGYQKVAQQLGLNKDQIQNPLFDQIGQAGSAHPGMVLVSALEEAKPGDKILLVSYAEGTDLMLFEVTDSISKLSERRGIKGYLDIKDNELPYSSYLKRKGLLETEPPRRPATDRPSAPAMYRNYDQNLGFYGSKCQACGTPQFPKQRVCAECQTKDQMEDYRFVGRTAKIATYTLDFLAPTPAPPALIAVIDFEGGGRIMCEVTDCNPKEIEIGMEVELTFRKLFEAGGIHNYFWKARPKR; this is encoded by the coding sequence ATGCGAGGAATTCTATCTTATGGTGCTTACATACCATATAACCGTCTTCAACGAAAAAAGATTAAAGAATTCTTTGGTACGTCAACTTTTGCAGGAGAAAAAGCAGTCGCTAACTTTGATGAAGACACGGTGTCAATGAGTGTTGAAGCAGCGTTTGACTGTTTGGATGGATTGGATGAAAAGAAAGTTGATTCGGTCTATTTTGCTACAACAAGCGGGCCTTACGTTGAAAAATCATCCATTTCAACCATTACAAAGGCGCTCGATCTTCAAGAAAATGTACGGGGAATTGAAGCAGCACATTCTCTTCGAGCAGGTTCTTCTTCTTTATTATCGGCACTAAACCAAAATGGCACGACACTCGTTGTTGCATCCGATTCGCAAATAGGTGGGCCGAGCGGTTCAAATGAACAATTATTTGGAGATGGCGCCGTCTCATTTTTAGTAGGCGATGGAGAAGATATCATCGCTAAGCTCATAGATTCTGTCAGTATGCAAGAAGAAATTGTAGGAGAATGGCGAAATGAAGGCGATTCTTTTGTTCACAACTGGGAAGAGAGATTTGTTTCAACCGTTTTTTTGTCAAGCATCAATAAATTGGTAGCTGAGTTGCTGCAGAAGAACAATATTGAAATCGCTAATCTTTCAAAAGCAGCCATTTCCGTACCAGGCACAAGAGGTTATCAAAAGGTGGCGCAACAATTAGGTTTGAATAAGGATCAAATTCAAAATCCATTATTTGACCAAATTGGGCAAGCGGGGAGTGCCCATCCCGGAATGGTGCTTGTTTCTGCACTGGAAGAAGCAAAGCCAGGAGATAAGATTTTGCTTGTTTCCTACGCGGAAGGGACGGACCTTATGCTTTTTGAAGTGACAGATAGCATATCGAAACTGTCTGAACGAAGAGGCATCAAAGGTTACCTTGATATTAAGGATAATGAACTCCCATACAGCAGCTATCTTAAGCGGAAAGGGCTTCTCGAAACCGAACCGCCAAGAAGGCCTGCGACTGATCGACCATCGGCGCCAGCAATGTACCGCAATTACGATCAAAATCTCGGATTTTACGGCTCGAAATGCCAAGCGTGTGGAACACCGCAATTTCCCAAACAGCGCGTCTGCGCAGAATGCCAAACAAAAGATCAAATGGAAGATTACAGATTCGTTGGGCGCACGGCAAAAATTGCGACCTATACACTTGACTTTCTTGCACCAACTCCCGCGCCTCCTGCACTTATCGCTGTCATCGACTTTGAAGGCGGCGGGCGGATTATGTGTGAGGTTACCGACTGCAACCCGAAAGAAATAGAGATTGGCATGGAAGTTGAATTAACCTTCCGCAAGCTGTTTGAAGCAGGCGGAATCCATAATTACTTCTGGAAAGCAAGACCGAAAAGGTGA
- the dctP gene encoding TRAP transporter substrate-binding protein DctP, translating to MMNNKAFSNRIFATFLFLLIGILLVGCGGGKTESSSTGSEKNETENQSNESSQSKDGEVFELNINNWAPSTHHIATNVYEPWKEMVEEKTDGQVKVNIYHGATLGKTPSVYQDVKGGLYEVGLLAAAYSYDTEFFPYSIGNLPFAVESPEEGAVVLKEFAEKFVKEGITGVIAMDAFTSDPYNIFSTKPVKAATDMKKAKIRAGSKSETELIKALGGVPVSITVDDTYEGLQKKTIETTFYSPVGAYGYKFYEPAPYITKANIATTTLIPVMNKEFHDKLPDDLQKLFDEELNPALTELFVKSYSDQLAGAFDKLEEVLSDRGEIIELPEKELENFKEAGEAAWDAWVKDANERGYEGDKMIEDFRKLLEEN from the coding sequence ATGATGAATAACAAAGCTTTTTCAAATAGAATATTTGCAACATTCCTATTTTTATTAATTGGCATTCTCCTAGTCGGCTGTGGTGGCGGTAAAACTGAGAGCAGCAGTACAGGCTCGGAAAAAAATGAAACGGAAAACCAGTCAAACGAGTCAAGCCAGTCTAAAGACGGTGAAGTATTTGAGTTAAATATAAACAACTGGGCACCTTCTACCCATCATATTGCAACCAATGTTTATGAGCCTTGGAAGGAAATGGTGGAGGAAAAAACAGATGGCCAAGTAAAAGTAAATATTTATCATGGAGCGACTTTAGGTAAAACACCATCTGTGTATCAAGATGTAAAAGGCGGGTTGTATGAAGTTGGCTTATTGGCGGCAGCTTATTCCTATGACACCGAATTTTTTCCGTACTCAATCGGTAATCTCCCTTTTGCTGTTGAAAGTCCAGAAGAAGGTGCCGTTGTCTTAAAGGAATTTGCCGAAAAATTTGTTAAAGAAGGCATAACTGGCGTTATTGCTATGGATGCGTTTACATCAGACCCTTACAACATATTTTCGACTAAGCCTGTAAAAGCAGCTACAGATATGAAAAAGGCAAAAATACGTGCAGGCAGTAAAAGTGAAACAGAGCTTATAAAAGCTTTAGGCGGTGTTCCAGTATCAATTACAGTAGATGATACGTATGAAGGGCTTCAGAAAAAAACGATCGAAACGACGTTTTACTCGCCTGTTGGGGCATATGGCTATAAATTTTACGAACCAGCTCCATACATTACGAAGGCCAATATAGCTACTACAACGTTAATTCCGGTTATGAACAAAGAATTCCATGACAAACTTCCAGATGATTTGCAAAAACTGTTTGATGAAGAATTAAACCCTGCATTGACAGAACTTTTTGTGAAGTCTTATTCAGACCAACTTGCCGGTGCTTTTGATAAATTGGAAGAAGTTTTAAGTGACCGCGGTGAAATTATTGAATTACCTGAAAAAGAATTAGAAAATTTTAAAGAAGCAGGTGAAGCCGCGTGGGATGCTTGGGTCAAAGATGCCAACGAAAGAGGCTACGAAGGCGATAAGATGATAGAAGATTTCCGAAAATTGTTAGAAGAAAACTAA
- a CDS encoding acetyl-CoA acetyltransferase — MSKGIRDRVAVIGMGCTRFAEHWDKSVDDLLVDAAYDAFEDAGIEPTDIEAAWLGTMASGYAGFTLAGPLKTQYIPVTRVENLCATGSEAFRNACYAVASGVYDIVLAIGVEKLKDSGYSGLTRPQPPSDGTAPNITAPASFSFLAPAYFKKYGLDPEQGKGVLSRIAWKNHYNGSLNPKAQFRNEVPIEQIKKSPMVAAPLGIMDCSGVADGAAAAIIVRSEDAHKYRKDPMYVKALSIAAGPGDGRIRQDFDFTSIQENVASSTAAYKEAGITNPREEIDMAEVHDCFTPTELVIYEDLGFSERGEGWKDVLDGAFELEGRLPVNPDGGLKSFGHPIGASGLRMLYEMYLQFQGRAGQRQLDNPKIGLTHNLGGTPWQCVSFVSIVGKEKSD; from the coding sequence ATGAGTAAAGGAATTCGAGATCGAGTCGCTGTTATCGGGATGGGGTGTACAAGATTTGCCGAACACTGGGATAAAAGTGTGGATGACCTCCTCGTTGATGCGGCCTATGACGCGTTTGAAGATGCGGGAATTGAGCCAACTGATATTGAAGCAGCATGGCTTGGTACGATGGCATCAGGTTATGCTGGCTTCACTTTGGCCGGCCCTCTAAAAACACAATATATTCCGGTTACGAGAGTCGAGAACCTATGCGCAACTGGCTCAGAAGCTTTCCGTAACGCGTGCTACGCTGTTGCTTCAGGCGTTTATGATATCGTGCTTGCGATTGGAGTAGAAAAGCTAAAGGATTCCGGTTATAGCGGATTGACAAGGCCTCAACCACCTTCAGACGGTACCGCTCCAAACATCACTGCGCCGGCAAGCTTTTCATTTCTTGCGCCCGCATATTTTAAAAAGTATGGTTTGGATCCTGAGCAAGGGAAAGGAGTATTATCAAGAATCGCTTGGAAAAATCATTATAACGGATCCTTAAACCCGAAAGCCCAATTCCGGAACGAAGTACCAATCGAGCAAATCAAAAAGTCGCCAATGGTTGCTGCCCCACTAGGTATCATGGACTGTTCCGGCGTTGCAGACGGCGCTGCCGCGGCAATTATCGTCCGTTCAGAGGATGCGCATAAATATCGCAAAGACCCAATGTACGTCAAAGCGCTTTCGATTGCCGCAGGCCCAGGCGACGGAAGAATAAGGCAAGATTTTGATTTCACTTCGATCCAGGAAAACGTCGCATCGTCTACTGCGGCTTATAAGGAAGCCGGGATCACAAACCCGCGGGAAGAAATTGATATGGCGGAAGTGCACGATTGCTTCACTCCTACAGAACTCGTCATTTACGAAGACTTAGGCTTTAGTGAGCGCGGCGAAGGTTGGAAAGACGTCCTTGATGGCGCATTTGAGCTCGAAGGAAGGCTTCCAGTCAATCCTGACGGCGGTTTGAAATCTTTCGGCCATCCAATTGGAGCAAGCGGGCTTCGGATGCTGTATGAAATGTATCTTCAGTTTCAAGGAAGAGCAGGACAGAGGCAGCTTGACAATCCTAAAATCGGCTTAACCCATAACCTTGGTGGTACCCCATGGCAGTGTGTTTCATTTGTGTCCATCGTGGGGAAAGAGAAATCCGATTAA
- a CDS encoding MaoC family dehydratase N-terminal domain-containing protein, with the protein MSNVNDLVGLEFEPYCFEIEKGKIREFVQAIGDDNPIYFDMEAAKKEGFQGIPIPLTFLQVIDLWGGYSFQEKMEKLKLNPVKILHGEQHFEYLEDIYAGDVLTVSSKVINVDIKKGSSGGMDLITTENQYKNQHGDLVAISRNVTVHRH; encoded by the coding sequence GTGTCAAATGTTAACGATCTAGTCGGGCTTGAATTCGAGCCGTATTGCTTTGAAATTGAAAAAGGGAAAATAAGAGAATTTGTTCAAGCGATTGGGGACGACAATCCTATTTATTTCGATATGGAGGCAGCGAAAAAAGAAGGGTTTCAAGGGATTCCAATCCCTTTAACCTTCCTGCAAGTTATTGATCTATGGGGCGGTTATTCATTCCAAGAGAAAATGGAAAAGCTCAAATTGAATCCCGTAAAAATTTTACACGGAGAACAGCATTTTGAATACTTAGAAGATATTTATGCAGGGGATGTACTGACCGTCTCTTCAAAAGTGATAAACGTCGACATTAAAAAGGGCTCATCCGGTGGGATGGATTTAATCACAACAGAAAACCAATATAAAAACCAACATGGCGACTTAGTTGCCATTTCAAGAAATGTAACCGTCCATCGCCATTAA
- a CDS encoding acyl-CoA synthetase: MTTSSLLLSRQLLIGEQLKRATHKTPNKEAFIFEDKRLTYQEIDDRATHIAGWLQSQGIKHDDKVAFIFKNGLHFIEVFFGVSLSGAVGVPINFRLAPAEMEYIINNSDSKMLIIDKEYTDAISSIRKRIPKVKSIVVAGNREKNSNFINYDSIFETNVAYQPCEQLSDNDPGMIVYTSGTTGRPKGAVLTHKNLVINRILLMWETRSPLYTKQLIVPPMFHVAAMANVIKNCLLNGTAVIHRDFNPEHILETIEKEKINSMMLVPAMWNFLLQVPNLEKYDLTSMTECTAGAAICPLELKKKIMKTFKNASYHEAFGQTETSPSATSLNHEDALRKTSSVGKPIINLEVRVVDDKMNDVAVGEVGEIVYRGPTVMKEYYNNPEATEEAFSGGWFHSGDLVTYDEEGFIYIVDRKKDMIISGGENIYPAEIEEVLYTHPSILECAVIGVPDADWGESVKAMIVLKPEQSLSEQEVISYCTEHLASYKKPKIVEFIDELPRNASGKVLKQVLRKQAGEKVNE, encoded by the coding sequence ATGACTACATCTTCCCTGCTATTATCCAGACAGCTTTTAATTGGAGAACAGCTTAAGCGCGCAACACATAAAACTCCAAATAAAGAAGCATTCATTTTTGAAGACAAAAGATTAACCTATCAGGAAATCGATGACCGGGCGACACATATTGCTGGATGGCTTCAATCCCAAGGGATCAAGCACGATGATAAGGTCGCATTCATTTTTAAAAATGGGCTTCACTTTATTGAAGTTTTTTTTGGCGTTTCTCTATCAGGGGCGGTAGGTGTGCCGATTAATTTTCGATTGGCACCAGCTGAAATGGAGTATATCATCAACAATTCTGACTCAAAAATGTTAATTATCGACAAGGAATACACCGATGCAATCTCTTCAATTCGGAAGCGAATACCTAAAGTTAAATCAATCGTTGTTGCAGGAAATCGTGAGAAAAATAGTAATTTCATAAATTATGATTCTATTTTTGAAACAAACGTTGCTTATCAGCCATGTGAACAGCTTAGTGACAATGACCCCGGCATGATTGTATATACGTCCGGTACAACTGGGCGGCCAAAAGGTGCTGTTCTGACACATAAAAATTTAGTCATTAATCGTATTTTGCTAATGTGGGAGACAAGGAGTCCATTATACACAAAACAGTTAATTGTTCCTCCGATGTTTCATGTGGCAGCAATGGCTAACGTCATTAAAAACTGTCTGCTTAACGGTACAGCTGTCATCCATAGGGATTTTAATCCGGAACACATTCTCGAAACGATTGAAAAAGAAAAAATTAATTCGATGATGTTGGTTCCAGCAATGTGGAACTTCCTTCTTCAAGTTCCCAATTTGGAAAAGTATGATTTGACGTCAATGACAGAATGTACCGCAGGGGCAGCAATCTGTCCTTTGGAACTAAAGAAAAAGATTATGAAAACGTTTAAAAACGCTTCTTATCATGAAGCGTTTGGACAAACGGAGACAAGCCCATCAGCAACCTCTTTAAATCATGAAGACGCATTAAGAAAAACAAGCTCTGTAGGAAAACCAATTATTAATCTAGAAGTCAGGGTAGTGGACGATAAGATGAATGATGTGGCTGTTGGCGAAGTCGGAGAAATCGTATACCGTGGCCCAACCGTAATGAAAGAATATTACAATAACCCTGAAGCGACAGAGGAAGCTTTTTCAGGCGGCTGGTTCCATAGCGGAGATCTCGTTACATATGATGAGGAAGGATTTATTTACATCGTTGATCGTAAAAAGGATATGATTATCAGCGGCGGGGAGAATATTTATCCGGCTGAAATTGAAGAAGTGCTATATACACACCCAAGCATTTTGGAATGTGCGGTGATAGGAGTTCCTGACGCGGATTGGGGGGAAAGCGTAAAAGCAATGATTGTCTTAAAGCCAGAACAATCTTTAAGCGAACAAGAGGTTATCTCCTACTGTACGGAACATTTGGCTTCTTATAAAAAGCCAAAAATTGTCGAATTCATCGATGAATTGCCTCGAAATGCGAGTGGAAAGGTTTTAAAGCAAGTACTCCGAAAACAAGCGGGTGAAAAAGTTAACGAGTAA